A single Mustela lutreola isolate mMusLut2 chromosome X, mMusLut2.pri, whole genome shotgun sequence DNA region contains:
- the LOC131821127 gene encoding large ribosomal subunit protein eL39-like, whose protein sequence is MSSHKTFRIKRFLAKKQKQNRPIPQWIRMKTGNKIRYNSKRRHWRRTKRVSKASHLTR, encoded by the coding sequence AGACTTTTAGGATCAAGCGATTCCtggccaagaaacaaaagcagaatcgtCCCATTCCCCAGTGGATTCGGATGAAAACTGGTAATAAAATCAGGTACAACTCCAAGAGGAGGCACTGGAGGAGAACCAAGCGGGTCTCTAAGGCGTCCCACCTCACGCGATGA